A genomic region of Xanthomonas campestris pv. phormiicola contains the following coding sequences:
- the fliR gene encoding flagellar biosynthetic protein FliR produces the protein MEALLHQLQAFYLTLLWPFIRIAAALASAPALGEMMVPLRARLLLALILAMAVQPTLPALPQIAPVSLHGLVTVAEQVLIGAMLGMVFHLVLAALQLAGSLVAAQMGLSMATLNDPANGSSSDAMNALMYLIFMLLFFTLDGHLVLTQVLARSFQVWPVGGAGLGTSALQQLVLAVGWIFAAALMLALPFVFATMLVQIGSGFLNRAAPSLNLYSLGYSLIVVVGLMLVTLLVPTLPEHFVRMNAHVLDLLDLLAASSGATP, from the coding sequence ATGGAAGCGCTCCTACACCAGTTGCAGGCGTTCTACCTGACGCTGCTGTGGCCTTTCATCCGCATCGCCGCAGCACTGGCCAGCGCGCCGGCGCTGGGCGAGATGATGGTGCCCCTGCGCGCGCGCCTGCTACTGGCGCTGATTCTCGCCATGGCGGTGCAGCCGACGCTGCCGGCGTTGCCTCAGATCGCGCCGGTATCGCTGCATGGGCTGGTGACCGTCGCCGAGCAGGTGCTGATCGGCGCCATGCTCGGCATGGTCTTCCATCTGGTACTGGCTGCGCTGCAGCTGGCCGGGAGCCTGGTGGCGGCACAGATGGGGCTGTCGATGGCGACGCTGAACGACCCGGCCAACGGCAGCTCCAGCGATGCGATGAACGCACTGATGTATCTGATCTTCATGCTCCTGTTCTTCACCCTGGATGGGCACCTGGTGCTGACCCAGGTGCTGGCGCGCAGCTTCCAGGTGTGGCCGGTGGGCGGCGCCGGGCTCGGCACGTCGGCGTTGCAGCAGCTGGTGCTGGCGGTGGGCTGGATCTTCGCCGCGGCGCTGATGCTGGCGCTGCCGTTCGTATTCGCCACCATGCTGGTGCAGATCGGCAGCGGTTTCCTCAATCGCGCCGCCCCCAGCCTGAACCTGTACTCGCTGGGCTACTCGCTGATCGTGGTGGTCGGTCTGATGCTGGTGACCCTGCTGGTGCCGACCCTGCCGGAGCACTTCGTGCGCATGAACGCACATGTGCTGGACCTGCTGGACCTGCTTGCCGCCTCGTCCGGAGCCACACCATGA
- a CDS encoding flagellar biosynthetic protein FliQ, producing MTPDMVAELAVQALRMIVLVVLVLVVPSLVVGVAVSLFQAATQINEQTMSFLPRLLVTLLVIGLAGHWIAAQLMQYTVQVFQHAAQLAG from the coding sequence ATGACCCCGGACATGGTCGCCGAGCTGGCGGTGCAGGCACTGCGCATGATCGTGCTGGTGGTGCTGGTCCTGGTGGTGCCGAGCCTGGTGGTGGGCGTGGCGGTGAGCCTGTTCCAGGCCGCGACCCAGATCAACGAACAGACCATGAGCTTCCTGCCGCGGCTGCTGGTGACGCTGCTGGTGATCGGCCTGGCCGGACACTGGATCGCCGCGCAGCTGATGCAGTACACCGTCCAGGTGTTCCAGCACGCGGCGCAGCTCGCGGGCTGA
- a CDS encoding EscR/YscR/HrcR family type III secretion system export apparatus protein yields the protein MSARHDRRRVRACGRMALALLAAALPLTALAADPLPLLSGSLEQGFTVKTQILVLMTLLGLLPTLVMSMTSFLRYVIVLSLLKQALGLQQGLPQRVVTGVALVLTLLVMRPVGQQVWDTALVPWDQDQITAQEALRRGDAPISRFMLAQTDKATLANIARISGSSPSLPPMQQPFVVKLAAYVLSELKTSFQIGCMLFIPFLVIDIIVASVLMSMGMMMLSPLVISLPLKLLLFVLVDGWSLTVNTLISSVQGY from the coding sequence ATGAGCGCACGCCACGATCGCCGCCGCGTCCGCGCCTGCGGGCGGATGGCGCTGGCGCTGCTGGCGGCGGCCTTGCCGCTGACCGCGCTGGCCGCCGACCCGCTGCCGCTGCTGTCCGGCTCGCTCGAGCAGGGCTTCACCGTCAAGACCCAGATCCTGGTGCTGATGACCCTGCTGGGGCTGCTGCCCACGCTGGTGATGAGCATGACCAGCTTCCTGCGCTACGTGATCGTCCTGTCGCTGCTCAAGCAGGCGCTGGGCCTGCAGCAGGGCCTGCCGCAACGCGTGGTCACCGGTGTGGCGCTGGTGCTGACGTTGCTGGTGATGCGCCCGGTCGGGCAGCAGGTGTGGGACACCGCGCTGGTGCCGTGGGACCAGGACCAGATCACCGCGCAGGAAGCGCTGCGCCGCGGCGACGCGCCGATCTCGCGCTTCATGCTGGCGCAGACCGACAAGGCCACACTGGCCAACATCGCGCGCATCTCCGGCAGTTCGCCGAGCCTGCCACCGATGCAGCAGCCATTCGTGGTCAAACTGGCGGCATATGTGCTGAGCGAGTTGAAGACCTCGTTCCAGATCGGCTGCATGCTGTTCATCCCGTTCCTGGTGATCGACATCATCGTCGCCTCGGTGCTGATGTCCATGGGCATGATGATGCTCTCGCCGCTGGTGATCTCGCTGCCGTTGAAGCTGCTGCTGTTCGTGTTGGTGGACGGCTGGTCGCTGACCGTGAACACGCTGATCAGCAGCGTGCAGGGTTACTGA
- the fliN gene encoding flagellar motor switch protein FliN, with protein MTSQDLDANALLNAIGNASADSDPSPSSSRREPLHLLRRIPVRLTLEVGSATLALSELMSLEHGSVIELDRPAGEPLLIKVNGTQIGQAEVVAAGDNYALKIVELDDLGSLTP; from the coding sequence ATGACCAGCCAAGACCTCGATGCAAATGCCCTGCTGAATGCCATCGGCAACGCATCCGCCGACAGCGACCCCTCCCCGTCCAGCTCACGCCGCGAACCGCTGCACCTGCTGCGGCGCATTCCGGTGCGGCTCACCCTGGAGGTCGGCTCGGCCACGCTGGCCCTGTCGGAACTGATGAGCCTGGAGCACGGCTCGGTGATCGAGCTGGACCGGCCGGCAGGCGAGCCCTTGCTGATCAAGGTCAACGGCACCCAGATCGGTCAGGCCGAAGTGGTGGCCGCCGGCGACAACTATGCGTTGAAGATCGTCGAACTGGACGATCTCGGCTCGCTGACCCCATGA
- a CDS encoding flagellin produces the protein MLSLHTNTASLNIRNALSINQVDLNSSMTRLGTGYRITSTADDAAGLQIANRLAAQTSGMAVAAQNTQNGISLIQTGDGAFAEFTKIMQRMGDLATQSADGSTTSKDRTALQSEYTSLLSELNNIFNNTSFGGDKLFATGGTLASAVTFQIGATSAETLSMDVSTNLTSLSGLITTGGDLAATDAISTQSNANAMIDKITSALDSVGAVRSALGASENRLTHVANNLNNMRTNTNDAQGRIMDVDYASETANMTQKKILMQASTSMLKQSSEMTQMVLSLLQ, from the coding sequence ATGTTGAGCCTACACACCAATACCGCATCGCTGAACATCCGCAATGCGCTGTCCATCAACCAGGTCGATCTGAACAGCTCGATGACGCGCCTTGGTACCGGCTACCGCATCACCTCCACCGCCGACGACGCAGCCGGACTGCAGATCGCCAACCGGCTGGCGGCCCAGACCAGCGGCATGGCCGTGGCCGCGCAGAACACCCAGAACGGCATCTCGCTGATCCAGACCGGCGACGGCGCATTCGCCGAGTTCACCAAGATCATGCAGCGCATGGGCGACCTGGCCACCCAGTCGGCCGACGGCTCGACCACCAGCAAGGACCGCACCGCGCTGCAGTCCGAATACACCTCGCTGCTGAGCGAGCTCAACAACATCTTCAACAACACCAGCTTCGGCGGCGACAAGCTGTTCGCCACCGGCGGCACGCTGGCCTCCGCGGTCACCTTCCAGATCGGTGCGACCAGTGCCGAAACGCTGTCGATGGACGTGTCCACCAACCTGACCAGCCTGAGCGGCCTGATCACCACCGGCGGCGACCTGGCCGCAACCGACGCGATCAGTACCCAGAGCAACGCCAACGCCATGATCGACAAGATCACCAGCGCGCTGGACAGCGTCGGTGCGGTGCGCTCGGCGCTGGGCGCCTCGGAGAACCGCCTGACCCACGTGGCCAACAACCTCAACAACATGCGCACCAATACCAATGATGCGCAGGGCCGCATCATGGACGTGGACTACGCGTCGGAAACGGCCAACATGACCCAGAAGAAGATCCTGATGCAGGCCAGCACCTCGATGCTGAAGCAGTCCTCGGAAATGACCCAGATGGTGCTTTCGCTGCTGCAGTAA
- a CDS encoding glucosaminidase domain-containing protein: protein MLRLESAMPATVATPSTPATAGGASGGFGATYARLHADIDDSVRNGFAPAATVQATMLPAGVLGPALAPPASGSADAAQRHDFLTRIAPWADQAAAQLGISSDLVAAHAALESGWGLHPPSNGQVSGHNLFGLKAGADWRGASTDTATHEFLGGAMQQMVQRFRAYGDEASAFLDYARLLQAPRYAGTRNLGDDADAFARALVHGGYATDPHYAQKLLQVVDTVRGMRQR from the coding sequence ATGCTCCGACTTGAATCGGCGATGCCGGCCACGGTCGCCACGCCCTCCACCCCGGCGACCGCCGGCGGTGCGAGCGGTGGCTTCGGCGCGACCTATGCACGCCTGCATGCGGACATCGACGACAGCGTGCGCAACGGTTTCGCGCCTGCTGCTACCGTGCAGGCGACCATGCTGCCGGCGGGTGTGCTCGGCCCGGCGCTGGCACCGCCCGCATCCGGCTCGGCCGACGCCGCGCAGCGCCACGACTTCCTGACGCGCATCGCGCCATGGGCCGATCAGGCCGCCGCGCAGCTGGGTATCTCCAGCGATCTGGTCGCCGCGCACGCGGCACTGGAATCGGGCTGGGGCCTGCATCCACCGTCCAACGGCCAGGTCAGCGGCCACAACCTGTTCGGCCTCAAGGCGGGCGCAGACTGGCGTGGCGCCAGCACCGACACGGCCACCCACGAATTCCTGGGCGGGGCGATGCAGCAGATGGTGCAGCGCTTCCGCGCCTATGGCGACGAAGCCAGCGCCTTCCTCGACTACGCCAGGCTGCTGCAGGCACCGCGCTACGCCGGCACACGCAACCTCGGCGACGACGCTGACGCCTTTGCCCGCGCACTCGTGCATGGCGGCTATGCCACTGATCCCCACTACGCGCAGAAGCTGCTGCAGGTGGTCGATACGGTCCGCGGCATGCGCCAGCGCTGA
- a CDS encoding flagellar protein FlgN, with the protein MLQASVLARVIGELDQEVLLYRKLADLLEQQYRAAATADDRSLKQLCEALTMQLEAIEARHRARNPSLLGLIALLARQGEDTAPTAPTLQARCRELKQLALTCKSLCMRNGERLAAHYDSLHQALHGERHTYAPT; encoded by the coding sequence ATGCTGCAGGCATCGGTACTGGCACGGGTGATCGGCGAGCTTGACCAGGAGGTGCTGCTGTATCGCAAGCTGGCCGACCTGCTGGAGCAACAGTACCGGGCAGCGGCGACGGCCGACGATCGCTCGCTCAAGCAGCTTTGCGAGGCCCTCACCATGCAGTTGGAGGCGATTGAGGCGCGCCACCGCGCGCGCAATCCCAGCCTGCTCGGCCTCATCGCCCTGCTCGCCCGCCAGGGCGAGGACACCGCGCCAACAGCCCCCACCCTGCAGGCCCGCTGCCGGGAACTCAAGCAGCTGGCGCTGACCTGCAAGTCGCTATGCATGCGCAATGGCGAACGACTGGCCGCACACTACGACAGCCTGCACCAGGCCCTGCACGGCGAGCGCCATACCTATGCTCCGACTTGA
- the flgM gene encoding flagellar biosynthesis anti-sigma factor FlgM, producing the protein MHINFPATGTPTATGIPATGSAAPAAKASDATPAAQASSVTMSGADASTISAAEAALKASTETSGRIDEIRQAIASGLIRFDAEALAANILRYHGKQD; encoded by the coding sequence ATGCACATCAACTTCCCTGCTACCGGCACGCCCACTGCCACCGGCATCCCTGCCACGGGCAGCGCTGCGCCTGCGGCCAAGGCCAGCGACGCCACACCTGCCGCGCAGGCGTCCAGCGTCACCATGTCCGGTGCCGATGCCAGCACCATCAGCGCCGCCGAGGCGGCACTGAAGGCCAGCACCGAGACCAGTGGCCGCATCGATGAGATCCGCCAGGCCATCGCCTCCGGCCTGATCCGCTTTGACGCCGAGGCGCTGGCGGCAAACATCCTGCGTTACCACGGCAAGCAGGACTGA
- a CDS encoding OmpA family protein: MSAAPPPAGAAQTGRLKDHETIVKRARGKEHDDDHSGTWKVAFADFCLALMCLFLVLWLLNAKQQEASLAHGEHSLLDGGSGILEADRSHIDDMHAPTSVERHFYDGKDDLSKLATRLRKASEQAGLQDNLGFEVSDAGLRVLLHDTDRRGVFQLGSAIPEARFRDLIRQLGRLFAGVGNPILVVGHTDARPYRSANGQGHSNWRLSSERALAARDLMIDGGMPSLSVLQTAGMADNAPLFPDDPNAAANRRIEFIVLSAQRAATMRQMYGAPQHATQLIDGADAVGQLPGFGPPHAEAAVPN; encoded by the coding sequence GTGAGCGCCGCCCCCCCTCCCGCCGGCGCCGCCCAGACCGGCAGGCTCAAGGACCACGAGACCATCGTCAAGCGCGCGCGCGGCAAGGAGCACGACGACGACCACTCGGGCACCTGGAAGGTGGCCTTCGCCGACTTCTGCCTGGCGCTGATGTGCCTGTTCCTGGTGCTGTGGCTGCTGAACGCAAAACAGCAGGAAGCCAGCCTTGCGCATGGCGAGCACAGTCTCCTGGACGGCGGCAGCGGCATCCTGGAAGCGGACCGCAGCCATATCGACGACATGCACGCGCCGACCAGCGTCGAGCGCCACTTCTACGACGGCAAGGACGACCTGAGCAAGCTCGCCACGCGCCTGCGCAAGGCCAGCGAGCAGGCCGGACTGCAGGACAACCTGGGCTTCGAGGTTTCCGACGCGGGCTTGCGCGTGCTGCTGCACGACACCGACCGGCGCGGTGTGTTCCAGCTCGGCAGCGCCATCCCCGAGGCGCGCTTTCGCGATCTGATCCGGCAGCTGGGCCGCCTGTTCGCCGGGGTCGGCAACCCGATCCTGGTGGTCGGCCATACCGACGCGCGCCCCTACCGCAGCGCGAACGGACAGGGGCATTCGAACTGGCGCCTGTCCAGCGAACGCGCGTTGGCCGCCCGCGACCTGATGATCGACGGCGGCATGCCCTCGCTGTCGGTGCTGCAGACCGCGGGGATGGCCGACAACGCGCCACTGTTTCCGGACGACCCCAACGCGGCAGCGAACCGCCGCATCGAGTTCATTGTGCTCAGCGCGCAGCGCGCGGCCACCATGCGCCAGATGTACGGCGCCCCGCAGCACGCCACCCAGTTGATCGACGGCGCCGATGCCGTCGGCCAGCTACCGGGGTTCGGCCCGCCACATGCGGAGGCGGCCGTGCCGAACTGA
- the motA gene encoding flagellar motor stator protein MotA, with the protein MQQLVGIGIVLCCVFGGFLMMGGSPGLIWQPVELVIIVGAALGALVVGNPRHVLLELLSQLRKVFVFSKRGTETENERHLMLLLYELLQLGRDLKALDVHVESPEQSPIFQRYPLVLQSPRLVPFIVDNFRLMALGRITAHELEGVLEQELESIYGDLVQPSKSLRKIGDAMPGFGIVAAVLGVVMAMSSVAQGASSGEIAERVAAAMIGTFMGIFLCYGVLDPLSNLISQAVKNEVAELECIKVALVAYAAGKPPLLALDAGRRLMPLNIKPSFAQLETWITRLDGAAA; encoded by the coding sequence ATGCAACAGCTAGTGGGAATCGGCATCGTACTGTGCTGCGTGTTTGGCGGCTTCCTGATGATGGGCGGCAGTCCCGGCCTGATCTGGCAACCGGTCGAGCTGGTGATCATCGTCGGCGCCGCGCTGGGCGCGCTGGTGGTCGGCAACCCGCGGCACGTGCTGCTGGAACTGCTGAGCCAGCTGCGCAAGGTATTCGTCTTCAGCAAGCGCGGTACCGAGACCGAGAACGAGCGTCACCTGATGCTGCTGCTGTACGAACTGTTGCAGCTCGGCCGCGACCTCAAGGCGCTGGACGTACACGTGGAATCGCCCGAGCAGAGCCCGATCTTCCAGCGCTATCCGCTGGTGCTGCAGTCGCCGCGGCTGGTACCCTTCATCGTCGACAACTTCAGGCTGATGGCGCTCGGGCGGATCACCGCGCACGAACTGGAGGGCGTGCTCGAGCAGGAACTGGAGTCGATCTACGGCGATCTGGTGCAGCCGTCCAAGTCGTTGCGCAAGATCGGCGATGCCATGCCCGGCTTTGGCATCGTGGCCGCGGTCCTGGGCGTGGTGATGGCGATGAGCAGCGTGGCGCAGGGCGCCAGTTCCGGCGAGATCGCCGAACGCGTGGCGGCCGCGATGATCGGCACGTTCATGGGTATTTTCCTGTGCTACGGCGTGCTCGACCCGCTCAGCAACCTGATCTCACAGGCGGTCAAGAACGAGGTCGCCGAACTGGAGTGCATCAAGGTGGCGCTGGTGGCCTATGCCGCCGGCAAGCCGCCGCTGCTGGCGCTGGATGCCGGGCGCCGGCTGATGCCGCTGAACATCAAGCCCAGCTTCGCCCAGCTGGAAACCTGGATCACCCGCCTCGACGGCGCCGCCGCGTGA
- a CDS encoding FliA/WhiG family RNA polymerase sigma factor: MNLHHVEYTQLQCVGEIADPLVERDWMIQYVPLVKRVVGNLAAHAGTVMERDDMQQIGLMGLLEALRRYGTPDAEFVGYAAMRIRGAILDELRRQDWRTRSARNGAHRLHSAERTLRQQLGRDPERAEVCQALNISSDEYDRAQLHDNAEKFASFDALLANGLDIGSQQAGPELHAINQASLAQALLALDEREQKVVQLYYEFDLGLAEIAQVLDLTTSRICQINKRALAKMRAALE, from the coding sequence ATGAACCTGCATCACGTCGAGTACACGCAACTGCAATGCGTCGGCGAAATCGCCGATCCGCTGGTGGAGCGCGACTGGATGATCCAGTACGTGCCTCTGGTCAAGCGCGTGGTCGGCAACCTGGCGGCGCATGCCGGCACGGTGATGGAGCGCGACGACATGCAGCAGATCGGGCTGATGGGCCTGCTCGAAGCGCTGCGTCGCTACGGCACGCCGGATGCCGAATTCGTCGGCTATGCGGCAATGCGCATCCGCGGCGCCATCCTCGACGAGCTGCGGCGCCAGGACTGGCGCACGCGCAGCGCGCGCAATGGCGCGCACCGCCTGCACAGCGCCGAGCGCACGCTGCGCCAGCAGCTGGGGCGCGACCCGGAGCGCGCCGAGGTGTGCCAGGCGCTGAACATCAGCAGCGACGAGTACGACCGCGCACAACTGCACGACAACGCGGAGAAGTTCGCCAGCTTCGATGCGCTGCTGGCCAATGGCCTGGATATCGGCAGCCAGCAGGCCGGGCCGGAGCTTCATGCGATCAACCAGGCCAGCCTGGCGCAGGCGCTGCTGGCCCTGGACGAGCGCGAACAGAAGGTCGTCCAGCTCTACTATGAATTCGACCTGGGCCTGGCCGAGATCGCGCAGGTCCTCGACCTCACCACCTCGCGCATCTGCCAGATCAACAAGCGCGCACTGGCGAAGATGCGCGCGGCATTGGAATGA
- a CDS encoding flagellar hook-length control protein FliK, translating to MALAALLQKQLLAAPDTAASAPPVAPLATSADKHPQAASAAGEAANDAGDPDDAADPARHATTLAMLAAVFAPAPAMSTPPAAQAAPAASARSQTALLADRIAAAANAVSLDNPQRGQAAADHSAGAAPVQARAIAVGAAFAAAQQQSMNASAAAATPAPDPLHAMPVPPVMPADTPGAGAIASAAVAATAGAANQRSDGANRLLDLLGQRLQFQNSQGVQQALVRLEPYMAGSIRVEIRHDAGTLQIHLSASREDVVRQLQSAGESLRQELTNRQFTDVSVQVGQHRDDGRHGRQARDGQQQHAAPPPPGRALGADAGDTQYADISMALGRLADAHTVTR from the coding sequence GTGGCGCTTGCCGCGCTGCTGCAGAAACAACTGCTCGCCGCGCCAGATACCGCCGCCAGCGCGCCGCCAGTGGCGCCGCTGGCGACGAGCGCGGACAAGCATCCACAAGCAGCCTCAGCGGCCGGCGAGGCCGCCAACGACGCAGGCGATCCGGACGATGCCGCCGATCCAGCCCGGCATGCCACCACGTTGGCGATGCTCGCGGCCGTGTTCGCCCCGGCACCGGCAATGAGCACACCGCCGGCCGCCCAGGCCGCGCCGGCCGCTTCCGCCCGCAGCCAGACCGCACTGCTGGCAGACCGCATCGCCGCTGCCGCGAATGCCGTATCGCTGGACAACCCGCAGCGCGGACAGGCCGCCGCTGATCACAGCGCCGGGGCCGCGCCCGTGCAGGCGCGCGCCATCGCTGTCGGCGCGGCCTTCGCTGCCGCGCAGCAGCAGTCCATGAATGCGAGCGCGGCAGCGGCCACACCGGCGCCGGACCCACTGCACGCCATGCCGGTGCCGCCGGTCATGCCCGCCGACACGCCAGGCGCCGGCGCCATTGCCAGCGCTGCCGTTGCCGCGACCGCAGGCGCAGCCAACCAACGTAGCGACGGCGCCAACAGGCTGCTCGACCTGCTCGGCCAACGCCTGCAGTTCCAGAACAGCCAGGGCGTGCAGCAGGCCCTGGTCCGACTGGAGCCGTACATGGCCGGCAGCATCAGGGTGGAAATCCGGCACGACGCCGGTACGCTGCAGATCCACCTCAGCGCCAGCCGCGAGGACGTGGTGCGGCAGCTGCAATCGGCCGGCGAAAGCCTGCGCCAGGAACTGACCAACCGGCAATTCACCGACGTCAGCGTGCAGGTCGGCCAGCACCGTGACGACGGCCGCCATGGCCGGCAGGCGCGTGACGGACAGCAGCAACACGCCGCCCCCCCGCCGCCCGGCCGCGCACTGGGCGCGGACGCAGGCGACACCCAGTACGCCGACATCAGCATGGCGCTGGGCCGCCTGGCCGATGCGCACACCGTGACCCGATGA
- the fliS gene encoding flagellar export chaperone FliS has protein sequence MDSFGYGQYQSVELNTQIVSASPVQLVLVLTNGLLDEFSRLRAHIGAARFEAKGASINKCIDLLTALSSSLDVDQGGQPVADLARLYEYMMLRLNEAGIAMDSGMVDEVESLVLVLRQGWQALEACNG, from the coding sequence ATGGACTCCTTCGGATATGGCCAGTACCAGTCGGTCGAACTCAATACCCAGATCGTCAGCGCCTCGCCCGTGCAACTGGTGCTGGTGCTGACCAACGGGCTGCTCGACGAGTTTTCGCGCTTGCGTGCACACATCGGCGCGGCGCGCTTCGAAGCCAAGGGCGCCAGCATCAACAAGTGCATCGACCTGCTGACGGCGCTGTCCAGTTCGCTGGATGTGGACCAGGGCGGCCAGCCGGTCGCCGATCTCGCCCGGCTCTACGAGTACATGATGCTGCGCCTGAACGAAGCCGGCATTGCCATGGACAGCGGGATGGTTGACGAGGTGGAGTCCCTGGTGCTGGTCCTGCGCCAGGGCTGGCAGGCGCTGGAGGCATGCAACGGATGA
- the fliD gene encoding flagellar filament capping protein FliD: MEISDASYPTTMAKMYATRSTQGLDALLANKQDQAKKTSDALSTLRDALQTFQDSLMTLASDGKTVLAYTATSSDSSAATASATGNATAGSYAFYVEQLARNDQLTSLAIPADVAAAGAGSLSIKLADGSIVNVDLSGADASGDGSLSAAELARAINQASGGKVNASTMTINGEQRLVINSAVDGADGKLSLDTSAVADANLASALSGANETAIAANAVFHIGGKDGTRVEQGSNTFAGIDGLKVTFLSAAATFSIDVARDDTATIKNVQDFVDANNKLSSALDDLTRVGDPAKGDAGGVLANDAGIAALRQRLNTLLHLTQNGQSLPTLGITSARDGQLVLDSSRLTAMLKTDPGAIGRVLGDGTSGITGALNTYLPIWLEASHGLLKSRDDSAQKVQEELNKNQKELSDKYDQFYQRYLAQFTNVQTLSSKMEYTMALLDSMTSKD, encoded by the coding sequence ATGGAAATCTCAGACGCGAGCTATCCCACCACCATGGCCAAGATGTATGCCACCCGCTCCACCCAGGGCCTAGACGCCTTGCTGGCCAACAAGCAGGACCAGGCCAAGAAGACCAGTGACGCCTTGAGCACTCTGCGCGATGCGCTGCAGACCTTTCAGGATTCGCTCATGACGCTGGCCAGCGACGGCAAGACCGTGCTCGCCTACACAGCGACCTCCTCCGACTCCAGCGCCGCCACCGCCAGCGCCACCGGCAACGCCACGGCCGGCAGTTATGCGTTCTACGTCGAGCAGCTGGCACGCAACGACCAGCTGACCAGCCTGGCGATTCCGGCCGACGTCGCCGCCGCCGGCGCCGGGAGCTTGTCGATCAAGCTCGCCGACGGCAGCATCGTCAACGTCGACCTGAGCGGCGCCGACGCCAGCGGCGACGGCAGCCTGAGCGCAGCGGAACTGGCACGCGCCATCAACCAGGCCAGCGGCGGCAAGGTCAACGCCTCGACGATGACGATCAATGGCGAACAGCGCCTGGTCATCAACTCCGCGGTCGATGGCGCCGATGGCAAGCTCAGCCTGGATACCAGCGCAGTGGCCGACGCCAACCTGGCCAGCGCCCTGTCCGGGGCGAACGAAACCGCGATCGCCGCCAATGCGGTGTTCCACATCGGCGGCAAGGACGGAACCCGCGTGGAGCAGGGTTCCAACACCTTCGCCGGCATCGACGGGCTGAAGGTGACCTTCCTCAGCGCTGCGGCGACGTTCAGCATCGACGTGGCCCGCGACGACACCGCCACCATCAAGAACGTGCAGGACTTCGTCGACGCCAACAACAAGCTCAGCAGCGCGCTGGACGACCTGACCCGGGTCGGCGATCCGGCCAAGGGCGATGCCGGCGGCGTATTGGCCAACGATGCGGGCATCGCGGCGCTCAGGCAGCGCCTGAACACCCTGCTTCACCTGACGCAGAACGGCCAGAGCCTGCCCACCCTGGGCATCACCAGCGCGCGCGACGGCCAGCTGGTGCTGGACAGCAGTCGCCTGACGGCAATGCTGAAGACCGATCCGGGCGCCATTGGCCGCGTCCTCGGCGACGGTACCAGCGGCATCACCGGTGCGCTCAACACCTACCTGCCGATCTGGCTGGAAGCCTCCCACGGCCTGCTCAAGTCGCGCGACGACTCGGCGCAGAAAGTTCAGGAAGAATTGAACAAGAACCAGAAAGAGCTTTCGGACAAGTACGATCAGTTCTACCAGCGCTATCTCGCCCAATTCACCAACGTGCAAACCCTCAGCAGCAAGATGGAATACACGATGGCCCTGCTCGACTCGATGACCTCCAAAGATTGA